The region CATCCGCCGCCTCGGCATCCGCCCCTTGAAAGGCATCCTCCTCGCCGGCCCGCCGGGAACGGGCAAAACGCTGCTCGCCAAGGCGGCGGCCCGGTTTACCGACTCGGCCTTTGTGGCCGCCAGCGGCTCGGAATTCGTGGAGATGTACGTCGGCGTCGGCGCCCAGCGAATCCGCCAATTATTCAAGCAGGCCCGCTCCCTCGCCCGCAAGCAGGGCAAGGCGTCGGCGATCGTATTTATCGACGAGATCGAGGTGCTCGGCGGCAAGCGGGGCCAGAACGCCGGCCACCTGGAGTACGACCAGACCCTCAACGAGCTGCTCGTTCAGATGGACGGCCTCGCCACCGACGACGAGGTGCGCGTCCTCCTCATCGCCGCGACCAACCGCGCCGACATGCTCGACCCCGCCCTCCTGCGCCCCGGCCGCTTCGACCGCCAGGTGCAGGTCGATCTGCCGGACAAGACCGGCCGCCTCCAGATCCTCGGCCTCCATGCCCGCAACAAGCCGCTGGCCGCCGACGTCGACCTGGCGACCGTCGCCGCCGACACCTTCGGCTTTTCCGGCGCCCATCTCGAAAGCCTCGTCAACGAGGCGGCGATCGCCGCCCTCAGGGACGGCGCGCAGGAGATATCCGCCTGCCACCTCAAGGGGGCGATCGACAAGGTCATCCTCGGCGAAAAGCTCGACCGCCTGCCCGGAGCGGAGGAAAAGCGGCGCATCGCCGTCCACGAGGCCGGCCACGCCATCGCCGGCGAGGTCCGCCGGCCCGGCTCGGTGGCCAGCGTGAACGTCGCCGCCCGCGGCAAGGCTCTCGGCTATGTCCGCCAGACCCAGGCCGACGACCTTTACCTTCACACGGCCGACCAGCTTAAGGATAAAATCGTCGTCGCTCTTGCCGGCGCGGTGGCCGAGGATATCGTCCTCGGCGGCCGCAGCACCGGGGCGGGCAACGATTTCCAGCAGGCCGCCGCCCTCGCCCGCCAGCTCGTCCTCGGCGGCATGTCCGAGCTCGGCATAGTGTCGGCCGAGGACCTGCCCCAGGGCACCCTCCACATGGCGGTCGCCTCCCTCCTGCAGGGCCTCGAAGCGGAAACCCACGCCCTGCTCGCCGCCCGCCGCGACGCCCTGGAGCGCGCGGTCGCCGCGCTGCTCGCCAGCGAAGGGATGAGCGGCGACGAGTTCCGCGCCCTGCTGAACGCCCCGGCACACTGATGAAAAAGACGCCTTCCCGTTAACGGGAAGGCGTCTTTTTAGTTTCCGTAAAGTTTTTACATATATCTAAAATTACGTCGACTTACCCTGACATTTTCCCTGACAAATTCGTACATTTTCTCTGGCGGATTTTCTGGCATCCAGTCTGACGAATGGCCGGCAGGATGATGGTAGGCGAGGAAGGGGCGGAAATATGAGCGTTTATTTGACGATTTCGTCGGCGATCTTGTCGAGTTCCTCGGCGAGGGCGCTGGTTTCCCGGATGGAGCCGGTGAAACGGCCGATGTCGGCGGCGATGGCGGCGAGCGTGTCGCGGATGTCGGCGACGGCGGCGTCGGTCGCTTTGCTGTCGGCCTTGACGGCGGTGATTATTTCGGCGATCTTGCCGATCGATTCGGCGCTGGTCGCGGCCAGTTTGCGGATTTCCTCGGCGACCACGCCGAAGCCCCGGCCCTGGTCGCCGACGCGGGCCGCCTCGATGGCGGCGTTGAGGCCGAGGAGGTTGGTCTGGCCGGCGATCGACCTGATGAGGCCGAGCACCTGGTCGGTTTCCGCGACCCGCTGCTGGGAATGGAGGTTGGCCGCGACCATGTCCTCGGCGGCGGCGGCGATTTTTTCCGTGCGGCCGAGAATCTCGCCGGTGGTTGCGGTCAGACCGCCGAGGTCGCCGCTGAGCCTGCGGGCCAGGCCCTTGAGCTTGTCCTGGCGGTCGACCGGCTCGGTGACGGCGAGGGTGCCGATGACGCCGCCCTGTTCGTCCGTCAGCGGGATGACGACGGTGATGAAGGGCTGGCCGCTGTAGGAGTTGTCTTTGCGCATGACGACCCGCCGGCGCTCGTGGATGGCGGTGTGGGACGCCATGCCGGGCTTGACGGGCAGGCCGATCTGCATTTTGAGGTCGAAGCTGCTGCTCGGCCGGTAGTAGACGATCTGGTCGCGGTCGGTGACGAAGACGCCCACGTCGAGGAGGTCGACGAGGCAGCCGGCGAAGCGGGCGTAATCATCAATGATGAGCGGCGAAGCGGACAAAAAATAATCCCCCTTTGCTTTTGGGTAGCGGCGGTTTTTGGGCGCAGGCAATTATTACGAATAAATACTTTATTTTCTTATTCTTCTTATTTCTCGCCAGGACGGGATTTTCCTCCGCATTTCGGCAGCAAATCGTCAATTTTTGTCGGAAATATTCGCGCGGCGGAAGTGTCCCGCCGCGCGAATGATCGCTATAAAGAGTATTTGTAGAAGCGGGTGTCCACCTTCATCACCGGGAAGGCGGCCGGCAGGTCCTCGCGGGCGACCGGGGCGAAACCGCGCTTTTCGTAGAAGCGGTGGGCGGCGAGGAACTGCGCGGTGGTGCCGAGGTATATCTCGCCCAGGCCTTTTTGCCGCGCCCAGGCGAGGAGCGCCGCCAGCAGCAGGCCGGCGGTGTTGCGGCCCGCGCCGCGGTAGTCGGGGGCGACGAACATCTTTCTGAGGGCGGCCTGGCGGTTGCCGATGTCGATGAGGGCGATGGTGCCCACGACCCGGCCGCCGTCGAGGGCCAGCCAGAAGTTGCCCGCCCCGGTCCGGTAGAAGGTTTCGATGGCGTCGAGGTCGGGCTGGTCGGCGCGGGTGATGGCGATGCCGAATTCGTCCCGCTGGATGGCGAGGATGTGGGCGACGACCTGCTCCCGGTAGGGCGCGGAGTATTCTTCGATGTTAACCAACGCTCTCCTCCCCTCCCCCGCCCTTTTTCCGCTCCAGCCATTCGCGCTCGATGTTGGCCCGCATCCTGGCGAGGAGGTCTAAGGCGGCGGCACGCTCCCCGGCGCTGAAGCCGGCGAAGCAGACGTCGATGCTGCGGTTTTCCTCGGCGATTATGCCGGGATAAACATCGCTGGCAAGGTCGGACGGGATGAGCCGCCACATCCTTTTATCGACGGCGTCGCGTTCCCGCTGGACGTAACCGGCGGCCATCAGCTTCTGGACGGCTTTGGTGGTGGTCGTCTTATCGACCTTAAGGAGCGCGGACAGCTCGGCGAGGTTGAGGCCGGGGCGCTCGACGATGCGGGTGAGAAAAACGAACTGGCCCCGCTGGAGGCTAAGCTCCCGGTATTTGAGGTCGAAAAGAGTATGGACGCAGCGGGCCAGCGCCCCCACCTCGCGCAAAATTTCATTCTTGAGGCCGTTGATGGCGGACACCTCCATTGGATAAAAATAGTTGAAACTTCCACTAATCCCATTATAGCGGGATATAGTAGAAATTTCAACTAAATAAGCAAAGGCAATCGCATAAAATCTCGACTGTTCCCCCGGTATCCGCCTGCCATTCCGGCAAGGGTTAGGGGCGGCTCCGCCGGGTTTGCCTGCCTTTGGCCTCATGGCGCGGCGAGGGTGATGTTCCGTCGTCTGTCTTGGGCTTGCGACGGCTTCGGAGGTTAATTCCGCCATGACGGGGAGGATTTTTTCCTAGCGGCTTTTTGGGGCGGGGAGCGACAGCAGAGGGCTTTGGCGGGGCCAGTTGGGCGCCGGCATCCCCGTTGTCCGCGATACCCCTCGCTTCCTTGGATTTCTGCTTCTTAATAGAGGCGCGGATGCCTTGCTCGATTATCCGCAGATACGGTTGTTCCCCGGGAACGACAAATGTGACGGCTGTGCCGGTCTGGCCCGCCCGCCCTGTTCGGCCGATGCGGTGGATATACGATTCGGCGTCATGCGGAATATCATAGTTGAATATGTGGGTAACGCCCTCAATATCGAGGCCTCTGGCAGCAATGTCCGTGACAACCAGTATTTGAAGTTTTGCCGCGCGGAAACGCTTCATTACTTGCTCGCGCTTTGACTGGGACAGATCGCCGTGCAGTTCATCAACTTCGTAGCCGCGTTGGGCAAGAGCAACGTTAAGAGAAATGGCGCGCTGCTTTGTATGACAAAATACCATCGCAAGATAGGGGCGGTATTCATCTATCATGCTGCAAAGTCTGTCGAGCTTTTCTTCCTGGGTGGTCTCCACAATAATTTGCCTGATTTCATCTAGCGTAACATTGGTGGTCTGAACACGGATATCGATAGGTCTTTCCATGTATCGCGCCGCCAGCGAACGGATTTTCGGCGGTATTGTCGCCGAAAATAACATTGTTTGATGCTTGCTGGATGTCTGGTTTATTATTTCTTCGACGTCGTCAAGAAAGCCCATCTGCAGCATTTGATCCGCTTCATCCAATACAAGTTTGGAAACCCCGGAAAGGCTGAGTTTTTTGCGGCGAAGGAGATCAAGCAGGCGGCCCGGCGTTCCGATTACAAGGTGCGGGGCGTTTTGCAGCTGGTTAACCTGCTTGTGCAAAGTATGCCCGCCATATAAGGCCAGAACATTGACAGCGAGCTTATCGCCCAGTTTCTTGGCTTCTTTGGTAATCTGCAGCGCCAGTTCTCTGGTAGGGGTAACGATTAACGCCTGAATATACGGCTTGTCCGGTTGAATGCTTTCCAGGATGGGCAGCAAAAAGGCCAACGTCTTTCCCGTGCCTGTCTGCGCCTGAGCGACCAGATCTTTTCCCGCCATCGCCATGGGAATAGCTTTCGTTTGGATGGGTGTAGGCTCGGTAATTCCCATTTGCTGCAGAAAGCTGTTCACTTCCCGCCGGATACCGAGTGTCAAAAAGTTGTCGGACATTAAAATATACCTCTGTTTTTTATAATTACTGTTATTCCCTTAGTCTGTGCAGGCCATTGCCACGGTATGCTCGGGAGCATCGGGCTACCGCCGTCCGTCCGGCAGGAGGAGGCCGGCTGATGCAAAAAAAGACTTACCTTTCGGTAAATCCATAATTGCGAAAACATGGGCAGCCCAGAATGTCGTTTCTTTGTATGTCCAAACCCGCTACTCGCAGGTGGGCATCATAGTATGGTTTTTGTCATCCACTCGCTGGTGCCGCGACAACTTACATAGCATTGGATTCCCTATATATCTTGTAGACATATTAAAGATGACGTGCATCACAGGCTACTTACTTATGCTAGCACACTAACCGGCGCAATGCAAACTAAATTACCCAGGGCTGGTCGAATAAAGGTCCTATATTATTCGGCCATTATCTGCAAGGTATCCGGATCATATAATGCGTAAAGAATATAGTAGAGAAATAGAACTGCAACCTTAATGGGGGGATTAACTATGGCGCAAGACAAAACGCTAACTTGCCGGGATTGCGAGAGGGAATTCACCTTCAGCGCATCAGAACAAGACTTCTTTGCCGAAAAAGGCTTCACCAACGAACCCGGACGCTGCCCCGATTGCCGCGCCGCCCGCAAACAGCAGAATCCGGGGGGCGGCTATAACCGTGGGGGCGGGTTTCAGCGACGGGAGATGCATCCGGCTACCTGCGCGGAGTGCGGACGGGAAACGCAAGTCCCCTTCCGCCCCAGCGGTGACCGGCCCGTCTACTGCAGTGATTGCTTCGGCCGGAACCGCCACTAGTAAAAATTATATCTGATCGTTAGCATATAGCGAAAGGCAGCGGAAGAAAAGAATATGGCTAACATGTTCAGATGGACATTTTACTTGGATTCGCGCGACAATTGGCGCTGGAAGCGCAAGGCATCTGCAAATCAAGGAGTCGCGTATTCGGAGGGTTTCCGGAATAAAACGATCCGTTTTCGGATGTCCGGCGTCCGGACCCCGAATAACGTGTACGATGGTAAAGCAAAAGACTTCACTTTCCTAGTGAAGTCTTTTGCTTTGGGGAAAGGCCGGATAGGGGCGCAGGGGGGTCTGTCAATAATTTTGTGCTCTAGCCCCTTGCCGCCAGTTAACGCAAATGAGATCGCACCTTTTCTGGGAAGAAGATGGATAGTTGCAGAAGAATTTGGCCCCAGTTCTGAATTCTGCCCGTCCATTTCCGCATAACATCCTGGGTTGCTAGATAGAGCATTTTTAACAGAGCATCGTCCGACGGGAAGATGCTCTTTCCTTTTGTGACCTTCCTGAGCTGCCGGTGATAGCTTTCGATCATGTTGGTTGTGTAGATGATCTTGCGAATTTCGGGCGGGTACTGAAAGAAGGTGGCGATTTCGGCCCAGTTGTTCCGCCAAGACTTTACGATGAGCGGATACTTGGCTCCCCAGATGCTTTCGAATTGGTTCAAGGCTTCCTGCCCGGCCGATTCCGTTGCCGCCGTGTAGATGGGCTTGAGGGCTGAGGTAATACGCTTTACGTCTTTGTAAGACACATAGCGAATAGAGTTACGGACCTGGTGGACGATGCACTTTTGCACCCGTGTTTCCGGGTAAGCGGCGCCGATGGCTTCTGTAAACCCGGTCAGGTTGTCCACCGAAGTGATAAGGATGTCTTGTACGCCCCGGTTCCTGAGTTCGTTTAGTACGCTGAGCCAAAATTTAGCTGACTCGTTTTCGCCGATCCAGATGCCAAGTACGTCCTTGGTGCCGTCCAGGTCGATGCCGATTGCCATGTAGGCGGCCTTGTTGACGATCTGGCCGTCCTGCTTGACCTTGAAGTGAATGGCGTCGAGGAAGACAACGGCATAGACGCATTGCAGCGGCCGGTTTTGCCACTCCTTAATCAAGGGCATGATTTTATTGGTGATATTGGAGATCAAGGCCGGCGAAGCCTCGATACCGTACAAGTTTTGCAGATGGTCCTGAATTTCGCGGGTACTTACGCCTTTGGCGTAAAGGGCGATAACCTGGTCTTCGATACCTGTTACGCTCTTTTGGTGTTTCTTGACGACAAGGGGGTCAAATTCGCCTTCGCGGTCACGGGGGATATCCAGCTCCACGTCGCCGAATTCGCTGCGCACCGTCTTGGGGCTATGGCCGTTCCGGCGGTTTGACTGTTCCGGCGTCCGTGAACCGTTTTTCTCATAGCCAAGGTTTTGGTCCATTTCCGCTTCGAGCATTTCCTGCAATACGCCGCCGAACATGTCTTTTAGCAGGCGCTGGACGTCCTCCGGGGTTTTAAGGTTCTCTTCCTTGATGAGGCTACGCATCTGTTCCCGACTGAGCAGTTGCTTTTTAGGTTCTTTTGGCATGTGCTTCCCCTGCCTCTCTTTCCCATTTTACCGGATTTTCTATGGGAAAGGGCAAAAGCACAATTTATTTTACAGACTCGCGCAGGGGTAAACGGCCAGGGCTATTCCCTGCTCCTATCTGCCTATTATATACCATGCTTACCATTTTAGAGCCGTTTCTGTTTGATCACGAAGTCTTTGTCACGTGGTAAGGTTAAAATATTTCTATACAAATACTAAACCGTAACCATCACCAATTGAATACACAATTTCTTCGTCCATAATATAAAGACAATCCCAAATTCCACACCCATCTATATCAAACATCACATTAATGTTAATAGCTTTATGCGGAATTTCAATTAAATTGCATTGCTTATATGACCCTAGTCTTTTACGAGCGCGTTTGTATACGTCAAAACTTTCTTCATTACTAAAAACATCCGAGTATACCACAAGAAAATTCTCTTCCAATCGTTCTAACGGATAATTTAATCCTACTCCCGTTTTCATGCTCTTATTTCCATGAATTGCCCACAAGTCAATCCCTTGCATAGGGGTGATACCCTCACTCAGTTTTTTTTCGTTACAGCGAAAGACTTCCAAAAAACTATAAAACCGTTCTGCCGGCCAATATATTGAGCCGTAATTAAGTATGTAAGCTCCTGTGATTAACCTGCTTCTAGCTGTAACTAAAGGTTGCTTCCATATAACAGTGTCTCCACTTTTCAATATCTGGACATATCCTCCACTACTACACCCAACTGTAAAGCATTCTTCGCAAACATCAATTTGTAGAAGTTCATTTTCAAATTCAACATATGGTATATTTCGCGACGCCAACTTACCATTAAGATATAGCTTGTAGCTTTGAATACTATTCAACCCTGCAGAAGTTAGCCCAGATGTCCAAGAAATAAGTTCAAGGTTTTCCACTTTCATTTTATCACCCTTATTGGCAACGTCCTATCTTCTCCGAAATAGTTCTATTATATAGTTAGTCTTAGTACCATATTATTCCTGCTACTCTTTTACTACTTCTATTAAGCCGACAAAATCAATGATTTGCAGAAAAACAGTGGAGTTTTAATTTTGCTGGGGCCAAACGACGCGAACCGCTAGCCTCCTCGATGTCAACGAGGCGCTCTTTTCTCTCGCCTTTAAACGCCTTCGGATGGTGGCCCGCTCTTCGCTCTGTCACGATAAGTTAAACGCCCTCGCCGGAGGCGGCGGGGGGCGCGGGCGTGGGCGACGTTGCGGAGGGCGTTACGCGCCGTTGGCGAAGCGGAGCGCGCCGCCACACGCGAGTCCATGGACGGACGAGCGAGGAGCCATCGGCCATGGACGGCCGTTGGCGACGGTGGTCGCGGGTGCGCGGCGCAAGCCTTACGGCGCGTTCGCCCAGAGCTTCGGCGCGTAGCCCGCGTTCTCCGCAATCTGGTTAATCGTATATTACATTTTTCCCTTCTTCACTTAATTTTTTTAAAGATGAAAGCATATGATTTATTTCTTCATCGGAATGTCTTTCCCATGAACCTAATTCGGCTATTATTTTCAGAGGGGATTTTGACCGATAAGAACGGGTTGGGTTGCCGGGAAATCTTTTGTCGGTCAGGTTCGGGTCGTTTTCAAATTCGCCTAACGGTTCTACAAGATAAATTCTTTCCTTCGCCTTAGATTTCGCTAATTCAGCACCCCATTTAGCGGCATCTAACGAAGCGGTAAAATATATATGGTTGGCTTTTTTATCCTGGTAATTTGATAAATGCTGCGGTTCTAATAAATCGCCAATTTTTAAGTCGGCTTTAGTACCATGAAAGAAAGGACCTTTATCGAGGACATCTTTGTTGTCATTCATGCCGATACACCTCTTATATGTTTTTAATTTGTGTATAGCATTATCATATCCGTAGCGTTAGAAAAAAACCCGCGGCCCTACTAGGTAGGACGCGGGCTTTCTGGCTTTACTCGTTTGTTACCGCGACAAGGTTCTCGTCTGATTCTTCGCTCGCTTCCTCTTCCGGGGCGGGTTTTTTGTCGCTTTTGATGAGGGTGGCGGCGAGGACGCCGAGGGCGGCGATGAAGGCGACGATTTTGAAGACGTCACCGTAGGCGATGACGGCGGCCTGTTTGGCGATCATGCCCTGGAGGACGGCGAGGGCGGCGCCTTTGGCCTGGACGGCCGGCAGGCCGCTTTGCATGAACCCGCCCTGGAGGGCGGACAGCATCTGGGACGCCGCCGATGACGCGGTGTTGACGTATTCGGCGAGCACGGCGGCGTGGAAGGTGGTGCGGGTGTCGAGGAAGGTGCCGAAGATGGCGATGCCGACGCTGCCGCCGACGTTTTTGAAGAGGTTGAAGACGCCGGAGCCGACGCCCATTTTCTCTTTGGGCAGGGTGGCCATGGCGGCGTTGGAGAGGGGCGACATGGTGAGGGCGAGACCGACGCCCATGAGGGCGAGGCGGACGGCGATGAAGGGGTAGGCGGTGTCGGCAGTCATGGTGTGGAAGGAGTACATGGCGACGGCGAGGATGAGCATGCCGAGCATGGTGGGCGTCCTCCCCCCCGTCCGGTCGGCGAGCTTGCCGCCCATGGGGGCCATGAGGATCATGGCGCCGATGAGGGGGAAGAGCGACAGGCCGGCGCGGATGGGCGAGTAGCCGAGGATGTTGCGGAGGAAGAAGGGGATGAGGAACAGGCCGCCCATGAGGGCCATGAAGGTGATGAAGCCGACGAGGTTGGCGACGGTGAAGGTGGGATTTTTGAAGAGGCTGAGGTCGACGAGCGGCTCGGCGACGCGGCTTTCGATGCGGACGAAGGCGGCGAGGCTGAGGACGGTGAGGGCGGAGAGGCCGAGGATGTAGGCCGAGGTCCAGCCTTCCTTGCCGCCCTGGCTGAGGGCGACGATGAGGGCGCTGAGGCCGGTGACGAGGGTGATGCCGCCGAGGTAGTCGATTTTCCGCGAGACGGCCTGGCGGGGCGATTCTTGGAGGACGAGGACGGCGAGGAGGATGCCGGCGCCGGCGATGGGGACGATGCTGTCGAACAGCATCCGCCAGTTGACGTATTCGACGATGTAGCCGCCGACGGTGGGGCCGAGGACGGCGCCGGCGGCGGCGAACGCGCCCCACATGCCCATTGCCTGGCCCCGTTCTTCGGGCGGGAAGGCGTCGGCGACGATGGTCATGGCGTTGGGGAAGAACATGGCGGCGCCAAGGCCCTGGAGGATGCGGAAGGCGATGACGGACGCGCTGTTCCAGGCGAGGCCGACCAGCATGGTGGCGGCGGTGAAAACGACCAGGCCGGCGACGTAGACTTTTTTGCGGCCGAACTGGTCGCCGAATTTGCCCATGATGGGCAGGGTGGCGCCGTAGGGGATGGAGTAGGCGAGCAGCACCCAGGTGACGTTGTCCATGGTGAAGCCGAAGGTGTTCATGATGTTGGTGAGGGCGATGTCGAGCGAGCTGGCGACATAGCCACTGAGGACGGTGCCGAGGGAGACGATGGCGAGGACGAGGTATTTATTGGGATGGAGGGTGTCGTTCATGGCGCTCACCTGCCCGCGCGGATGGCGACGACGGCCGACATGCCCGGCTTGAGGTCGGCCTGGCCGCTATCGGTGATTTTGATTTTGACGGGGATGCGCTGGGTGACTTTGGTGAAGTTGCCGGTGGCGTTGTCGGCCGGCAGGAGGGCGAACTGGGAGCCGGTGGCGGCGCCGACTTCGGCGACTTCGCCGGCGAATTTGCGCCGCGGGTAGGCGTCGACGGTGAACTGGACGGCTTCGCCGCTTCTGATGCGGCCGATGTTGGTTTCCTCGATGTTGGCCTCGACCCAGGATTCGGCGGGGTCGGTGATGCTGTAGACGGTCTGGCCGACGGATACCATTTCGCCGGGGTCGACGGGCCGTTTGGCGACGATGCCGGATACGGGGGCGACGATGGCGGTGTTTTCGAGCTGGAGGCGGGCGTTTCTGAGGGCGGCGGCGGCCTGGGCCACCTGGGCGCGGGCGTAGTCGACGTCCTGGGCGGCCGCGCCTTCGGAGGCGAGGCTGAGGCCCTGGCGGGCGGCTTCGTGCTGGGCCTGGGCGACTTTGAGGGCGGTGAGGGCGGCGTCGCGCTGCTGGGCGGAAAGGGCGCCGTCTTCGTAGAGTTTCGCGGTGCGCTCGTAGTCGCGACGGGCGTTTTCGAGGCTGGCTTCGGCCTGGGCGACGGCGGCCTGGGCCTGGGCGACCTGCTGGGGACGGCTGCCGGCCTCTAAGGAGGCGAGCTTGGCCTGGGCGGCGGCGTGGTTGGCCTCGGCCTGCTCGACCTGGATTTTGAGGGCCTGGCTGTCGATGCGGGCGATGACCTGACCGGCCTCTACCCGGTCGCCTTCCCTGACGGCGAGTTCTTCGATCTGGCCGGGGACTTTGGTGCTGACGTTGACGATGCTGCTTTTGATTCTGGCGTCGTCGGTGGAGACTTTGCCGCTGGCGGCGAACCACCACCAGCCGCCGGCGAGGGCAAGAACGCCGGCCAGCGCGGCGGCGGCGGCGATGAGTTTGCGGTTGGCGATTTTTTTCGGTGCGCTCATGATGTTCCTCCTTGAATTTTGACTGGGATTTTCCGCTCAGTCGGCGAGCAGGTATTCGCGGATGGCTTTGTGGCGCCGCTCGAGCTCGAGCATTTTGGCCCGGGCGAGGTCTTTGAGCGATCCGAGGTAGGCAAGCCCGCCGGGAGTGATGGTGTAGACGCGCTTACCGCGGGTAGCGGGGTTTTCCCAGTGGCCGGCGACGTAGCCCTTTTCCTCGAGCTGGCGGAGCAGCGGGTAGAGGAAGTTGGGGTTGGGCCGGACGGCGTCGCCGGTGAGGCGCTTGATCTCGCCGGCGATGCGGTTGCCGTGGGCGGCTTCGCTTTTGAGGATGGTGAGGATGAAGAGGGCGGTGACGAGTTTGATCCAGGTTTTGGCGTCAGGGCGGCTGAACAAGGCTGAAGACCTCCTTTGCGAGGGCTTGTAGTTTGCAATAACTTTGTGTTTATGTTAACACTAACATTGTTAATATTAATAGGTTTTGGGGCGGCCGTCAATTTGGGATTGCCGGCAATAATGGGCAGGGCTGCCAGGGGAACGGGAAAAAGGGCCGGCTGCGGGAGGGTTTCGGGGGGCGGGCGGCGAAGGGCGAGAGGGACAAGGCGGCGGGGGAAGATTGCCCGGCTGGTATAATGAGCCTTAGAGGCGACGAGGAGATGATGCGGGATGTGCAATGCGCAGGGCTGCTTCGAAGGGGTGTACGAGGCTTTTGAGAAGAGGCTGCTCAAGGATGGGGTCGCGGTGTGCTTCAACGCGCTGACGGCGGAAAAGTTCGCGGCGAGGCTGGCGGCGAAGGGGATCAGGGCGGCCAGGACGGAGACGGGCGGGAAGCGGCACGAATTCCGGCTGGAAGGCGAATAATGCGCATAACGAAGCGGCCCGCCGGGAGGCGGGCCGCTTTGCTGTGCGGGGGGAAGATTTATACAGAGGGATTCGCGCAGGGTGGGCTTACGATTTCGCGGCTTTGACAACGACGCCTTTGTCGTCAAATTCCACGGTTGTGCCGGCTTCGTAAACCTTAATATAACCCGACGGCGAGAGCAGCTTGGTGTCCTTGTTCAACGTGCCTTTGATAACTTCGCACTTGTCGTTCAGGACAAGCCGCGTCTCTTTCCTGAATTGGACGAGACCGGGAAGAAGCTCCGTGCTGGTGTTGTTTACATTCATTATCTGCCGCCAGCCGACAGGACGTAAGTATGTTTTGTAATTTAAGGTGCAAGTGGCAATCATCCCGTTTTCGTGAAAACTGACCTCGGTATTATCCGATAACCTTATATAATCCGTTTGACTAACGGGAATCTCTATAAAGTTCCCAGTAACGGTTCCTTTAATAACTTCCCCCTTACCGTTGAAGGTCACTCTTGTGCCTGCCTTAAAATCTAGGAGCCTGTTTGGCTTAAGCTCAATACCACCATAGGGAATCCAGGTATAATAGAACGGACCTCCGGCAACACACG is a window of Selenomonadales bacterium 4137-cl DNA encoding:
- a CDS encoding AAA family ATPase, producing the protein MRYAPIAAGVGAGSVIFLAWRGVDVLPILFFAGLVAVLAYYGNTRLGGGKPSFAVMGGDGGRQPAVVFDDIGGQEVAKNELREALEFIRDLDGIRRLGIRPLKGILLAGPPGTGKTLLAKAAARFTDSAFVAASGSEFVEMYVGVGAQRIRQLFKQARSLARKQGKASAIVFIDEIEVLGGKRGQNAGHLEYDQTLNELLVQMDGLATDDEVRVLLIAATNRADMLDPALLRPGRFDRQVQVDLPDKTGRLQILGLHARNKPLAADVDLATVAADTFGFSGAHLESLVNEAAIAALRDGAQEISACHLKGAIDKVILGEKLDRLPGAEEKRRIAVHEAGHAIAGEVRRPGSVASVNVAARGKALGYVRQTQADDLYLHTADQLKDKIVVALAGAVAEDIVLGGRSTGAGNDFQQAAALARQLVLGGMSELGIVSAEDLPQGTLHMAVASLLQGLEAETHALLAARRDALERAVAALLASEGMSGDEFRALLNAPAH
- a CDS encoding methyl-accepting chemotaxis protein: MSASPLIIDDYARFAGCLVDLLDVGVFVTDRDQIVYYRPSSSFDLKMQIGLPVKPGMASHTAIHERRRVVMRKDNSYSGQPFITVVIPLTDEQGGVIGTLAVTEPVDRQDKLKGLARRLSGDLGGLTATTGEILGRTEKIAAAAEDMVAANLHSQQRVAETDQVLGLIRSIAGQTNLLGLNAAIEAARVGDQGRGFGVVAEEIRKLAATSAESIGKIAEIITAVKADSKATDAAVADIRDTLAAIAADIGRFTGSIRETSALAEELDKIADEIVK
- a CDS encoding GNAT family N-acetyltransferase translates to MVNIEEYSAPYREQVVAHILAIQRDEFGIAITRADQPDLDAIETFYRTGAGNFWLALDGGRVVGTIALIDIGNRQAALRKMFVAPDYRGAGRNTAGLLLAALLAWARQKGLGEIYLGTTAQFLAAHRFYEKRGFAPVAREDLPAAFPVMKVDTRFYKYSL
- a CDS encoding MarR family transcriptional regulator, whose product is MEVSAINGLKNEILREVGALARCVHTLFDLKYRELSLQRGQFVFLTRIVERPGLNLAELSALLKVDKTTTTKAVQKLMAAGYVQRERDAVDKRMWRLIPSDLASDVYPGIIAEENRSIDVCFAGFSAGERAAALDLLARMRANIEREWLERKKGGGGEESVG
- a CDS encoding DEAD/DEAH box helicase, which encodes MSDNFLTLGIRREVNSFLQQMGITEPTPIQTKAIPMAMAGKDLVAQAQTGTGKTLAFLLPILESIQPDKPYIQALIVTPTRELALQITKEAKKLGDKLAVNVLALYGGHTLHKQVNQLQNAPHLVIGTPGRLLDLLRRKKLSLSGVSKLVLDEADQMLQMGFLDDVEEIINQTSSKHQTMLFSATIPPKIRSLAARYMERPIDIRVQTTNVTLDEIRQIIVETTQEEKLDRLCSMIDEYRPYLAMVFCHTKQRAISLNVALAQRGYEVDELHGDLSQSKREQVMKRFRAAKLQILVVTDIAARGLDIEGVTHIFNYDIPHDAESYIHRIGRTGRAGQTGTAVTFVVPGEQPYLRIIEQGIRASIKKQKSKEARGIADNGDAGAQLAPPKPSAVAPRPKKPLGKNPPRHGGINLRSRRKPKTDDGTSPSPRHEAKGRQTRRSRP
- a CDS encoding zinc-ribbon domain containing protein, with product MAQDKTLTCRDCEREFTFSASEQDFFAEKGFTNEPGRCPDCRAARKQQNPGGGYNRGGGFQRREMHPATCAECGRETQVPFRPSGDRPVYCSDCFGRNRH
- a CDS encoding IS256 family transposase, whose protein sequence is MRSLIKEENLKTPEDVQRLLKDMFGGVLQEMLEAEMDQNLGYEKNGSRTPEQSNRRNGHSPKTVRSEFGDVELDIPRDREGEFDPLVVKKHQKSVTGIEDQVIALYAKGVSTREIQDHLQNLYGIEASPALISNITNKIMPLIKEWQNRPLQCVYAVVFLDAIHFKVKQDGQIVNKAAYMAIGIDLDGTKDVLGIWIGENESAKFWLSVLNELRNRGVQDILITSVDNLTGFTEAIGAAYPETRVQKCIVHQVRNSIRYVSYKDVKRITSALKPIYTAATESAGQEALNQFESIWGAKYPLIVKSWRNNWAEIATFFQYPPEIRKIIYTTNMIESYHRQLRKVTKGKSIFPSDDALLKMLYLATQDVMRKWTGRIQNWGQILLQLSIFFPEKVRSHLR
- the arr gene encoding NAD(+)--rifampin ADP-ribosyltransferase, whose amino-acid sequence is MNDNKDVLDKGPFFHGTKADLKIGDLLEPQHLSNYQDKKANHIYFTASLDAAKWGAELAKSKAKERIYLVEPLGEFENDPNLTDKRFPGNPTRSYRSKSPLKIIAELGSWERHSDEEINHMLSSLKKLSEEGKNVIYD